From Malaya genurostris strain Urasoe2022 chromosome 2, Malgen_1.1, whole genome shotgun sequence:
agatccaacgggggacaccaagctggacttcgtcgatcggcgtatcgccgctttgatgatgtgcaaaaaacctccgagaggaaaaggcacacttatttataatcctcacacaatggccgcttgtttataatcctcacacttggccttgatcggcgaaacaataatcggctaacggtaccgtttcgatcgaccgctcgcaataaggcactgttctattatataatacgaaaaaaaaacctatcagaggaaaaagcactattgtctatcacacaatatcgtccgaccactttatcacacacacacaactggttttcaatgctttcgcagtaaatccaaatcacgtccgttcgctcggaaggttgaaacggcaatggtaCAACGGATGATGTCCATTCAGTATGTCAGTGAGCGATTAAGTATGAAGTATAGTACAGTCAACTGTGTATAGTCGATatcaattgaatgaaattaaattaaattgtaCATTAGTGGGTCAAGGTTCGAggatcaaaatacaataaaatggaaaaaataggcAGCAGTTTTAACACGCGAGGAAGTTGCGTAGTGTAGTTCTCCTGCTTTTTTATAGTGAAGCTGTTGGGTATTGCAAGTTCCTCacaaaacatgttttgaaaagcAGATATTATTGCGTATAACTTGtcatacgctaggacataatgggttaaagtcggcttacaaaaaaaaacttcttgctctattcaaatgatattttGTTGTGAAAAGGGGCTGGGTCCACtacgagattgatagtacctattagctctctccggacagtaccagcctggatgacgtgtggaatccggcggaaaaaaatgaaccaagaatagatccactgggttcctgcttccatggcgacaattgcagaagtttctttttcctttcagttatcagatattttcaatgtttcacttctgattactatattttactaaattatctcttcattcaacctatcaatttccgtctagcttcggagaaaagttttatttggaatgttttcttcttccatgtttttgattgtctttcaggattataaattgaatgataaaaatcaactattgcgcaaatccgttgatattacaaagttaataacagcgataacatatatcggtatattgaataccttatgatcaaaaaagatccggaattttcatttaaaaattcccgcgcttgtccaatcggtaaacttttattctctcaacattggcaacacttttatacacattctgtcaaattttgacgcatatcgtacgattagtttttgtttggcgtctatacaaagatgttgaaaaattttcgtgtgacgatttttatgatggatgaaaatttagaacaacggctcgccttcgaagcgccattcggtcgattgttgtgcggtttcgacgtcatattcatagatccacacctcatcaccagttatgacgcattcgatgaatgtggggtcactatctgcgttggaaatcatcttttTGGtcacccaacaacacagcaatctctctaatcggtacagaacgattttgcaacacgatttgcttcatcgattcaatgttttcttcagtaacagatgttgttgggcggccagggatctcatcatgatccaagcttgtacgaccacctttgaagcgtttttacCACTCGTAtgactgtgtttttcctagacacgattcaccaaaggccttttctaacattttcaacatttcggaacacttaaatccatttgcaacacgaaatttgatgcacgcacgttgttctaaattttcatccattataaaaatcgccacacgaaaattttgtaTAGactttctttgtatagacgccaaacaaaaaataatcgtacgatatgtgtcaaaatttgacagaatgtgtataaaagtgttgccaacgttgagagaataaaagtttaccgattggacaagcgcgggaattttaaaatgaaaattccggttcttttttgatcataaggtacatactaaaaaaacacttgatattaatatttcagacaataaattaatagttttgcccagatcaactaatattggttttaatatataattaaaagaataaagcggaaataataaagaatcaagacgcacgTGAACTctcttgacctttatttggtgatttaaaatgattttataacaactgtttagaatatgtcaatgcaatgaatcaactattttgtcttaatcctattcactcgtttattttgtatcacgtaatttcatttataaaaaatagacaagtttttattattttcgcgatagtatttcaaatttttctttagtttcctcgGAAAAAAGcggtgaatcaagacttcccgggacttcaatataggatattgttgaaacgttcactcgggaagtcagtgagtttagtggtgcatccgagcatctcgaaaccggaacatactgagtcgtgcgcgaataataccaatactgaaatttttactaacaaatatccttctcccgtgacatttgtggagtgcgcagtagtatatacggcctctagtaacaacaagtgttggactagcatcccttcccattccttagacgatctacgttcgggcctggtcggtgccggtactgatcaatgaattcttggATTACcataagatgtacattgaaggatgatttaccagtccccggtcggatcatctagaaactccctgtacaatttcagctaatcccgatcagtaacggagtagcaaccaggggtgctcgctcaagctcaagctcaagctcaaatgATATTTTGTTGTGAGATGTTGGTAATTATGTGCCCCTCCAACCATCCATATACTAACATTAGTATTTTAGAATTTTAGGGAAAAAAAGTTCTCCTAACAAAAACTTTGTCTTGCCCCGTACTGACACTGTTCGAAAATATCGGGCAATTAGCGAAAgacttttgtgaaatttcctCACCAATTAAGTTTCATTGGATTTTTGGATGCTAATGACTTCCAGTTTAATTTAGTTTAGTaggtggaaaaaaaattgttcggacAAGAAAATCGACAAACTTGAGATCTTTCGAAAGTTATGATATGGTCGCAAATCACGTTCGAGATTAGTCATTCCGGTGACATAATCgcttaagtgacgtaaccgactaaacgCATGGCTCAACGGTCGCTCATCCGATTTCGACAATTTAAGGCCAAATGTGAATAGTTCATAGTGAGCATtcccggttctggagatatgacCGAAGAATAGACGTAATCGCCAAACAGCACTCTTTTCTAGATAATGTCTTTATTTACTCAATAATGGCATAACGACTAATGCTTCAGTTGCAGGAATGTTACTTAGTAAACGACGTTAGTATTAAAGAATACTTTGTTAAATTGAGCAAATCAGGCACGTATATAGAAGAGGTGGAAGGGATTGTTTAGAGCTACAACCAGTCACATTAGGACTCTCGACGAACGGCTCTCGAAAAAGCAATATCCCGGAAAATAGTGTCGATAGTATGGTCTACTTGTTATAGCGACggaaaaatttgaaacgaaCGAATGGTGTCTTCCCATTACCAGTTACTATTTTGAAATAGATCTTGCATTTAGTAAATTGGCCCGTTTCTAACAGAAACAAAAGCAAATCGaatctgattttcaaacatcttTCGTCGAAAGCATTTCCGCATGAGAGATGAGAATAGAGCGTGTCAAAACAGTAAGGGAAACCATCCAAAACCGATTGTACGAACTACGAAGCGATTCAGAACTTTTGAACCTTCCTACACACATCTTCGAAACCGACATATGGCAGCGTAAatggaaattattttgttttagctTCAAATTACTCAGCTAGTAGTGTTCAGAAATCTACCAAAAccaaaacattttacaaatagTATTGGATttcagaagcaaaaaaaaatcatttgtaaaAGATTAAtcatatatttcaatctcaATTAGAACAATAGCCGCATTTCAACGAGTTCTGCGCATTTCCACCACGAAAGTTTTGATCTCCATCGGTTGCAGGACAAACTGAAGCCCCGCTGTCCGTTTCGGTTTGGACACTTTCTGCTTTTGCCGGGCAGGTTCTatatcgaagaaaaatttcaaacgaCTGCTGTCTTCCTTCCATTGATTTCCAGCGAGAGTTGTTTCGCGAGCGCTCACAATTTCGCTATTTGAAAAAACACTTTGCAGGTCGATTGTTACTGGAAGCGAGTAAAGCGGATCTTCGTTCTTTTCGAGCAAATGCTCGAAGCGCACCAGGAAGTTGTTGCTTCCTTTCCATGGTTCGAACGTAAGTAGATTAACATTTTCCGGGAGTGACGTTGTAAGTGCGGTGAACTGAAATAAAGTTCGAATTAAATCAAAACAGATCGGCGAATCTACGAATCTGGAAACTTACTGCACTATTGAAGGAGCTCTGCCATGCATTGAAGGAAAGTCCAGTGGCATCACTCACAAACAACCAGGCAGGAGTAAGAATTTGATTTTGTAGGAAGCGTTCCTTGGCTGGCAAAGTTGTCGTCTGCTGTGCTATAGATTTCGGTCCCACCAACAGATAATGCTTTCCACGTGCGACCAGCCCCTTTCCGTAAGCCGTTTCATTCAACGCCTCACCAACTCCGAATGCATCATCCCTCAGCAATCTCCGGTGAACCATCAATTCCAAAACTCCATCCTGCATACTGGTGCCACCCTGTGCTCTATCATTCAAAACCGCCATCCTCAGACGATCATCTTCTAAAGCAATTTTGGCCGTTACCGGATAGTAATTTCCTGCTACCGGTTCAGCCAACTCCAGATCCCAAGTTTCCCGATGATTGCGGATCCTCTTGATCATTTCACGACCGTTCGAGTCGGTCCAGAAGATTCCATCGGATTTGATATCCGAATAGTAACGGATGATGATTTCTTTCCCCGTTCCGTCCTCGATCGGAATTGGTCCCACCAACCATTCGAATTCCACATGTCGATCGTGTTCGTAAACTCGAATGACCTGACTGACCCACTCGTTGAAGATCTGGTGCACTTCCTGAACGTGATCTCCCTTGAAAACGCGAATCTGTGCGTAATTGGCGATCGGGGACTCGGTCCCATTCGGACGGAAAATGTAGGCTCCGGACGATCGATTCTCGAACACCTCGTTGTTACCGTACGCTCCTTCGTAGTACAGGAAGTTCTGCTCCAACCGATGATCCTGTCCGTTGATGTTGATCGTACTCAGAAAACCATTGCCGTTAAAATACAAGGTAAGATATTCATTGCCGATGCTGACGAATTGTTGTTTCGGTTGTGGTGtgtgtttctttttgtttccgGATCCTTCCGAGATGTAGAAGGATTTGAATCCCAACGGGGGTATTTCTTCAGCAAAGAAGATTAACTCATCGATGGCGGGACTGGTTCGAGAGTCCAGTGAGGTAACCGATTCCGCAACCGAAACTATTTGAGTAGGTAACTGAGTTCCAGTGGCATCTCGGACCACGTAACTGTTCCCATTGACCGGAAGACGTACGTATTGATGCGTGGCATGTGCCAGCGGATTGTACAGGGTGactacaaacgtctttttggttTCAGTTATTTCACACAGGCTAACATTGAGTTGGTTGCATGATTCGAACCTCAACTCCGTTGCACTGGTTCGACTGGTTAACCGTGTCAACGCGGCATCTGTGTTTTTACCGCATGCATCGATCGCAGTGTGGATCATCCTGGCGTAATCGTCGGCCACGTGCTGTTTTTCTGTACCGGTGATGGCATCATGGTGCTGCATTACTCCAATAACTTCTCTCAAATGGGTTAAATTCTCCTGATAGGATTCGTCCGCGGATGGAAGAGCGAGTGCCGTCAGTTGTTTGCATACCTGCAGGAAATGATTTCCCATTCGTTCGTAGCGTTTCGAAGTCGGTCGAGACGTGAAATATCCGGTCCAATAGGCATGCGGGTCGGACGCGTACGGGAAAAAGTCGTCGGTTTTTGCCGGCCAGCGAAGCTCCGCTTCGTGAACTGCCTTCAGGTAGCAGGCTGGCGTTGAGTAGAACACATTGACCTTGGATTCCTGGGACTGGCGTGCGTTGGTGTATCTGTAATAAAATCACATTTAGGAACATTGATTTACGTTTCAGATCTCAGGCGGTACTTGATCAGTTTGTccatatttttaaagttcatgTTAGCGTCCATATAGTTGAAATCATCGCCCATGGTTACAAGTAAATTGTTGGAACGGTACTTCGTAGACATGTTTCCAACAAAGTACAGAAAAGCATCAACCTAGAATAGGaaaaaaatacctttcaagACTCGATTTTCCCGAAAGAATGTGCTCTCGAACTAACCCTTTCCTTGACATTGTTTTCCGCACTGAACGGTCCATCAACGAAGGGATCATCGGAACACAGCACATCGAAGCAAAAACCGGGCGGAGCACTGTAGTGGTTGTAGAGTACGGAAGTGAACAGTTCGCTGTCATCCAGATTCTGGCTTGCTTTCCAAATCATTTCCGCTTCTTGATTAGCCAGGCGCTTGGATTTATCCCGCCAGTCGAGCCGGGCAAAGAATGTCGCATCGTAGCCCATCTGGGCAAACAACGAAGCCTGTTCCTTGGAATGCCCAAACGGATCAATCTGCCAGCCCGTCCGAGGTCGACCGCAATCCCCGAAGGTGTCATTCAGCAACCGCAGTCCCCACGTGAACTGATCGATCAAACTCTGATAGTGTGAAGCTGCCTCGTCATTCATGCTCCATGCACCTCCTACAAACTGCAACCGTCCCTGTTCGATCAGCTCTCTGACCGCGTCCTGGAGTTCCGTtgtttgctcgttccaccattTGAAGAAGAATGCCGATTCGACGTAGATGAATCTACGCTCGGGATTGTGCAGCAGAGCCTCAACAACCGAGTCCAGGATGTACTGAACTCCGGCTCGTTGGTGATTGGTTCTACTACCGTAGTAGTACTGATCTACCGTCTTGAGCCAACCGACGTCATCGTGGGAGTGCGGCACCAGATGGACGTTCAGCATGTCGCGCTTCGGACCCGAGCATGACTGAGTGAGATAAAGTGttaatcatttaaaaaaaaaacaatcaagctTCGATCCCCAGCAATGGACAATGGGACAATGATGCTGTAATAATTTCATTGTTGACAAACAAAACCATTGCATGCTTATCGATTGATCGAAACGTCTTGCACTATTTTTGGTTCCATTGAAATAAAATGACAATCGGTTATTTGACTGACATTTGTTCGAAGCTCGTTATTGGTCACTCAGTTTTCTGTTGATCATCTGATAACATTCTATTTCGAGAGACAAGAGCTAGACACTGATAAGTTCGATGAGTTAGAGAAGAACGGAATGGTAAGACGAAACTTAGAGACGAGTCTTAGAGTGTTCAAAACACAACGACCTTGTCGGAAAGGAAACATTTTTTGCCTAAATAATTTAAAGCTAGCATCAGTTAACATCTGGATGAAATAGGTGggcgggtaatgtcagagtcGAATATCGATAGCCGTTCGTACTAAAGGGTAATTTTTCAacaggtataggatttgattttttgaaaaaaaaaaaacacaaaaaatgataaaaatatatgAATTCTTTTTTATAATCGATAATTTCATATTTGAAGATTATTTcaagcaaatgttggccgcggctccgcaTTTAGACGGCGCATGTTGGCGCACTTTCTTCAACATATCGATCGGTATTCCATGAATTGGCCCATAATCCATACCAAACAGtggttttttgggatgcattggtagctcttgcaaagcttctggctggtcttcattccagatgcggcaatttttcttgttgacgtatccattcaaccagcaaTGAGTTTCGTCGCAGAACATAATTTATTTATAAATAGGTGGATCTTCCTCTAACTTTGCCAGCGTCTAATGATGATTTAGTTATAgatcaaacgacgattcatgattaaattatagacctaactgaacaagtttgacaatgacacaagacacgattcacgcgtgatctgtcgaaaacagtgttgccaaaaagataccagcaaaaaacacAGTTTAGTTAAttgttgtgtgaattttgcaaacttaCAATGCTCCACtttcagaattgtaacggtacgAATATATGGCCAAACACATGACAGCAAAAAATTACAAGGTTGTGTGGGGAACAAGACAGAATACGATGATACTGGAAATGCAAAGTTAAAATTCCTTCATATAttcattcaaatttgaaaaattcacaaCAAATAGTTTGAGTTCATCAAGGATTTCTAAATCTATGTTAGGAATTGATATGACATTAATCTCAATAGCTTGCTTGTCTAACCCGTCTCGAAGTTTCAAATTATATAACGACTGGAAGAAATTATCCAAAAACCGAAACTGCCATCTagagttacaaaaaaaaataatatagcgTAGATAAAAACTATCTATAATTCTTCGGAAAATTCATgaaaaatggtaaaatattattcacttataACTAAAACTGAGAAgtagaaaacattgaaaaaatcaataaattctgggtaattgaagaatttttttaaatttttttagtgaCAACAACACATCTAAATAGCAGTAAGTAAGTAAGCAGATTCTGGCTTGAATCTATGATTTCTCGGTTTAATACAACTCTTATTtaggttttaaatgaaaactattttgttgttttaaatGGGGGTACCATTACTTTTCTTCGTATACAACTCAACGCAAAATTAGTtatttattagttattttgTGCCGGGAGCAAAATTTCCTTGATACGCCActggtgtttttgtgttttcagGGGCTGATTTAAGGAAtttagaaatatattttttgaattgttgtattaaatatcttaaaaatgcatgaaacgttaatATCGGAAGTTatctagaaatttttttttcaaatcaagtttgggaatatttttgatatttccgaaatcgaaaattttgcacgaagcgttcagatctggtgtaatctcagaaAAAGAATCATAAAAAGGTCTGATATTTCTtgaatcgaaaatattttttcgatggcaaatgtcttagaaatgcatgaaacgtcgagatctagtgtaattaaaaaaaattttttttagaaacagacgaaaattttctaaatgttAGAGAGTCGACTTTAAAAAATTTCGTGATGACACCAGATAAAtcacataactttgaaaatccgcgtaaaaaaccgcgtagaaaaagacctcagtgtattcgtATTGTCTATCATGAATCTGATTATAAGTTTTTCAAGAACTACATATGTAGGTGCACAGGTGATCAGTCGACAACAATTTGCACACATATCCCTCGCTTATGAACCGACAGAATAGTACACAATTCATTCATTGCATTTTTAATTGAGATGCAATCAATTCGTCGACTTGATATTTGAGTCATACAAATGAGAGTAGGACTTCTAACAGCCAAGAAACACTAACTCACTTTCATCATACAACTTGATCTAGTAGTCATTGAATCAAA
This genomic window contains:
- the LOC131431251 gene encoding lysosomal alpha-mannosidase-like — translated: MMSRCCLVILTLALLAGAVHSRPGRRSGSGSLVERHNYEKIRKDANCGYQSCSGPKRDMLNVHLVPHSHDDVGWLKTVDQYYYGSRTNHQRAGVQYILDSVVEALLHNPERRFIYVESAFFFKWWNEQTTELQDAVRELIEQGRLQFVGGAWSMNDEAASHYQSLIDQFTWGLRLLNDTFGDCGRPRTGWQIDPFGHSKEQASLFAQMGYDATFFARLDWRDKSKRLANQEAEMIWKASQNLDDSELFTSVLYNHYSAPPGFCFDVLCSDDPFVDGPFSAENNVKERVDAFLYFVGNMSTKYRSNNLLVTMGDDFNYMDANMNFKNMDKLIKYTNARQSQESKVNVFYSTPACYLKAVHEAELRWPAKTDDFFPYASDPHAYWTGYFTSRPTSKRYERMGNHFLQVCKQLTALALPSADESYQENLTHLREVIGVMQHHDAITGTEKQHVADDYARMIHTAIDACGKNTDAALTRLTSRTSATELRFESCNQLNVSLCEITETKKTFVVTLYNPLAHATHQYVRLPVNGNSYVVRDATGTQLPTQIVSVAESVTSLDSRTSPAIDELIFFAEEIPPLGFKSFYISEGSGNKKKHTPQPKQQFVSIGNEYLTLYFNGNGFLSTININGQDHRLEQNFLYYEGAYGNNEVFENRSSGAYIFRPNGTESPIANYAQIRVFKGDHVQEVHQIFNEWVSQVIRVYEHDRHVEFEWLVGPIPIEDGTGKEIIIRYYSDIKSDGIFWTDSNGREMIKRIRNHRETWDLELAEPVAGNYYPVTAKIALEDDRLRMAVLNDRAQGGTSMQDGVLELMVHRRLLRDDAFGVGEALNETAYGKGLVARGKHYLLVGPKSIAQQTTTLPAKERFLQNQILTPAWLFVSDATGLSFNAWQSSFNSAFTALTTSLPENVNLLTFEPWKGSNNFLVRFEHLLEKNEDPLYSLPVTIDLQSVFSNSEIVSARETTLAGNQWKEDSSRLKFFFDIEPARQKQKVSKPKRTAGLQFVLQPMEIKTFVVEMRRTR